A region from the Halogeometricum sp. S3BR5-2 genome encodes:
- a CDS encoding DUF6735 family protein — protein MGHRALVAYERTDGTYTLHYAHWGAANLKLKHRITAATPFGGDDADSTWAKQLLAELVDGLEADAVDSYLAGEDRPSTVVEPKPRATGLTLDEIVADHLDYLHHEAFFVVSSTFEVTAYRTLWFGLQYDSETVEQGDTVGNGALATVRWYDGEPVGDGHLQGQFQALKDVVGDMIDRGVFTLSTARQYLKQKLAERVGEQQELRIPTGESPFEKASLSEP, from the coding sequence ATGGGCCACCGCGCACTCGTTGCGTACGAACGGACCGACGGCACGTACACACTTCACTACGCCCACTGGGGAGCGGCGAACCTCAAACTGAAGCACCGCATCACAGCGGCCACGCCATTCGGCGGTGACGACGCCGACTCCACGTGGGCGAAACAGCTGCTCGCAGAGTTAGTCGATGGCCTCGAGGCAGATGCCGTCGACAGCTACCTCGCCGGCGAAGATCGACCGTCGACTGTCGTCGAGCCAAAACCCCGTGCTACCGGCCTCACGCTCGACGAGATCGTCGCCGACCACCTCGACTACCTCCACCACGAGGCGTTTTTCGTGGTGTCGTCGACCTTCGAGGTGACCGCGTATCGGACGCTGTGGTTCGGCCTGCAGTACGACTCGGAGACAGTCGAACAGGGAGACACAGTCGGGAACGGCGCGCTCGCGACGGTGCGCTGGTACGACGGCGAGCCGGTCGGCGATGGCCACCTGCAGGGCCAGTTCCAGGCACTCAAGGACGTCGTCGGCGACATGATTGACAGGGGTGTGTTCACGCTGTCGACGGCGAGGCAGTATCTGAAACAGAAGCTGGCCGAACGCGTCGGAGAGCAACAGGAGTTGCGCATCCCGACTGGTGAATCACCGTTCGAGAAAGCGAGTCTCAGCGAGCCGTAA
- a CDS encoding transcription initiation factor IIB gives MATREIYETGFDEDIQTESSANQCPECDGRVTTNTVETVCEDCGLVIGENRIDHGPEWRAYDDDERERTGAPLTAARHDRGLSTEIGRKTDANGNELSGQKRRRVARMRREQSRGRFQSKAERNLAHGLGEVRRIASVLGFAESVRDQACQLFRSAQNEDLLRGRSIEAIAAASVYGACRCNGHSRLLDDVVDAARVEQSRVANAYKTLNTELGLPAQPVRPSDFIPRLASELDVPADIRQRARRLAEQSESTGTASGVKPSAFAAACLYKAGREEGRWLTQTEVAEAASVTATTIRSHRDTLSELAV, from the coding sequence ATGGCTACCAGAGAGATCTACGAAACTGGCTTCGACGAAGACATCCAGACGGAATCAAGCGCTAACCAGTGTCCCGAGTGCGATGGTCGGGTCACCACTAACACGGTCGAAACCGTCTGCGAGGACTGTGGCCTCGTGATCGGCGAGAATCGAATCGACCACGGCCCGGAGTGGCGGGCCTACGACGATGACGAACGAGAACGAACGGGCGCACCACTCACCGCGGCACGCCACGACCGGGGCTTGTCAACCGAGATTGGTCGCAAAACCGATGCGAATGGCAACGAGCTCTCCGGTCAGAAGCGACGTCGAGTGGCTCGAATGCGCCGCGAACAGTCTCGCGGGCGATTCCAGTCGAAGGCCGAGCGAAACCTCGCACACGGCCTGGGTGAAGTTCGGCGAATCGCGAGCGTTCTCGGGTTCGCAGAATCGGTTCGTGACCAGGCGTGTCAGCTGTTCCGAAGCGCTCAGAACGAAGACCTGCTTCGGGGGCGATCGATTGAGGCGATAGCTGCAGCAAGCGTCTACGGGGCCTGTCGCTGTAACGGCCACTCGCGGCTACTCGACGACGTCGTCGACGCGGCACGCGTTGAACAATCGAGAGTCGCGAATGCGTACAAGACGTTGAATACAGAACTCGGACTACCGGCCCAGCCTGTTCGACCGAGCGATTTCATTCCCCGCCTCGCGTCAGAACTGGATGTTCCAGCGGACATCCGACAGCGAGCTCGGAGATTGGCTGAACAGTCGGAATCGACAGGAACAGCGTCGGGCGTCAAACCGTCGGCGTTTGCAGCCGCCTGTCTGTACAAGGCGGGTCGCGAAGAGGGACGATGGCTGACGCAGACGGAAGTCGCTGAGGCGGCGAGCGTTACTGCAACGACCATCCGGTCACATCGAGACACGCTGAGCGAATTGGCGGTCTGA
- a CDS encoding metal-dependent transcriptional regulator — protein MVTPKVGDYLKAIYRLQDGDIPAASSEIASAIGVKPPTVTTMLQRMDDDGLVHYESYQGARLTERGEKGALKVLRNHRLLELFLTEELGYDWAEVHDEADALEHHLSETLVERIEMLLGTPAVDPHGEPIPTADLEIRECETQQSLAECQEGTIAVVSEVRESRADVLSYLANSGVSLGTELEVVETAPFGMITCKVRTTEKPLSLPTDVAADIYVSRPAEPAENERRQYNEA, from the coding sequence ATGGTGACCCCGAAAGTCGGAGATTACCTGAAGGCGATATACCGCCTTCAGGACGGAGACATCCCGGCCGCGTCATCCGAAATCGCGTCCGCGATAGGGGTCAAACCACCAACCGTGACGACGATGTTGCAGCGAATGGACGACGATGGTCTCGTACATTACGAGAGTTATCAGGGTGCTCGTCTCACCGAGCGTGGTGAGAAGGGGGCGCTCAAAGTGCTCCGCAACCATCGGCTACTCGAACTCTTCCTGACCGAGGAGCTCGGATACGATTGGGCAGAGGTACACGACGAAGCAGACGCCCTCGAACATCATCTGAGCGAGACGTTAGTCGAGCGAATCGAAATGCTCCTTGGGACGCCTGCTGTAGATCCACATGGAGAACCGATTCCTACTGCTGACCTCGAAATTCGAGAATGTGAGACACAGCAGTCATTAGCGGAGTGTCAAGAAGGAACGATTGCGGTCGTTTCTGAGGTGCGAGAAAGCCGCGCAGACGTTCTGTCGTATCTTGCGAACTCTGGGGTCTCGCTTGGAACGGAACTCGAAGTGGTCGAAACCGCGCCATTCGGGATGATCACATGCAAAGTGAGGACGACAGAGAAACCGCTCTCGCTCCCGACTGACGTCGCTGCAGACATATACGTATCACGGCCTGCTGAACCGGCCGAAAACGAACGCAGACAGTACAACGAGGCGTAA
- a CDS encoding winged helix-turn-helix transcriptional regulator, translated as MADATSPPEPTCDVDGTCYCPLTGVVDTLSRKYAMQLVSIVGAHDSLRFGEIEAHLTSASSSTISKRLSEFEEAGLVSRTQYAEIPPRVEYALTHDGHEVRERLEPLLQWAEKQA; from the coding sequence ATGGCAGACGCAACATCTCCACCGGAACCGACGTGCGATGTAGACGGAACGTGTTACTGTCCGCTGACGGGCGTGGTCGACACGTTGAGTCGAAAGTACGCGATGCAACTGGTCAGTATCGTCGGTGCCCACGACTCGCTTCGTTTTGGCGAAATCGAAGCGCACCTCACGAGCGCCAGCTCCTCGACGATCTCGAAGCGACTGTCAGAGTTCGAGGAGGCTGGATTAGTCTCGCGAACGCAGTACGCCGAGATTCCACCCCGTGTGGAGTACGCGTTGACCCACGATGGGCACGAAGTGCGTGAGCGGTTAGAACCGCTTCTCCAGTGGGCCGAGAAGCAGGCGTAG
- a CDS encoding multicopper oxidase domain-containing protein: MPSQDYSQAAKLSERLEQRLVDSLESDFKTTRRAVLGGLGLAGSAALTGIGRADSDEHHGPGEDSHGNFGATGEYSDTDFDPHEFLYQFNTGRGEQENVPQDVYEENGRTIREFTFQAVDTTVSIAPGIEFPAWAYNGQVPGPTIRAVEGDLIRVKFENLGRHAHTIHPHLRNLNPEMDGIPQNGPGVLNTGESFTYEWIAQPAGVHFYHCHSLPLKEHIHRGLYGAIIIDPDPERVAQRPEEYCDFHRSQITDELRAELVAEAKTRNHEYAENDAVNEMVMVMNGFDTNFDGGNEVYAANTRAFAYGVGETDGRGNWKAGETKRPIQIDKNQRQRVYLINAIEFDLINSFHTHSQFFDYYDHGTTLLPTNQTVDTVMQCQAQRGIIELDYSNHDPGLYMFHAHQSEFAELGWMSFFEVV, translated from the coding sequence ATGCCTTCACAAGATTATTCACAAGCAGCAAAGTTGTCAGAGAGATTGGAGCAGCGACTAGTAGACTCGCTCGAATCGGATTTCAAGACCACTCGACGGGCAGTTCTCGGGGGGCTTGGTCTCGCAGGGAGCGCCGCTCTCACTGGAATCGGACGGGCAGACAGCGACGAGCATCATGGTCCAGGAGAGGACTCACACGGGAATTTCGGTGCAACCGGAGAATATAGCGACACAGACTTCGACCCACACGAATTCCTCTACCAGTTCAACACAGGCCGTGGTGAACAAGAGAACGTCCCGCAGGACGTCTACGAGGAGAACGGCCGAACCATTCGGGAGTTCACCTTCCAAGCGGTCGACACCACCGTTAGCATCGCCCCTGGCATCGAATTTCCGGCATGGGCCTACAACGGTCAGGTCCCTGGCCCGACGATTCGAGCCGTCGAGGGCGATCTCATCCGAGTGAAGTTCGAAAATCTCGGACGACACGCCCACACCATCCACCCGCATCTCCGGAACCTCAATCCGGAGATGGACGGTATCCCGCAGAATGGACCGGGCGTCCTCAATACGGGTGAGTCGTTCACGTACGAGTGGATCGCCCAACCCGCAGGTGTCCACTTCTATCACTGCCACTCGCTCCCGCTCAAAGAACACATCCACCGGGGGTTATACGGGGCGATCATCATCGACCCAGATCCGGAGCGTGTCGCCCAGCGACCGGAGGAGTACTGTGACTTCCACCGTTCGCAGATCACCGACGAACTCCGTGCGGAACTCGTCGCCGAGGCAAAGACGCGGAACCACGAGTACGCCGAGAACGACGCCGTCAACGAGATGGTGATGGTGATGAACGGCTTCGACACCAACTTCGACGGCGGAAACGAGGTGTATGCAGCCAACACGCGAGCGTTCGCCTACGGTGTTGGCGAGACGGACGGTCGAGGGAACTGGAAAGCTGGTGAGACCAAGCGCCCGATCCAGATCGATAAGAACCAGCGCCAGCGGGTGTATCTCATCAACGCAATCGAGTTCGACCTCATCAACTCGTTCCACACCCACTCGCAGTTCTTCGACTACTACGACCACGGAACGACGCTGCTGCCGACGAACCAGACCGTGGACACAGTCATGCAATGTCAAGCACAGCGCGGCATCATCGAGCTGGACTATTCGAATCACGATCCGGGACTGTACATGTTCCACGCCCACCAGTCAGAGTTCGCTGAACTTGGCTGGATGAGCTTCTTCGAGGTGGTCTAA
- a CDS encoding ZIP family metal transporter: protein MSKPNTDGGTTVNQTERPLGLPKWVAALLPILLLGLIVGGFFVATPFASLDNGGAPLPDVSVTHTTLPSEETVVLHVTNNGPDEVTISQVLVAEAYWDYDVQGAGGDNTLAPRESAQVVIPYHWNPGWDLEVALLLSDGATVHHTIIAPSQSPGLTTDLLVTMAVIGLFVGVIPVALGMLWFPFLQSMSDRWLHAILAFSAGILAFLAIDAGFEAFELGEQVPGAFEGPALVALGIIGALLAVQSVSAWRQGRAKAGDARAQSGLWVAYLVALGIGLHNLAEGLAIGSSFALGRVSLGAFLVIGFMLHNVTEGPAVVAPVARGERPNILHFVGLGFIAGAPVILGGWLGSLAFSPTLGAFFLAVGVGAILQVIWELREMVSRNGRVGSALNLVTFLVGLVVMYVTDLFVAL from the coding sequence ATGAGCAAACCAAACACGGATGGCGGCACGACTGTGAACCAAACTGAGCGCCCGCTGGGACTCCCCAAGTGGGTTGCAGCACTGCTCCCGATCCTCCTGCTCGGACTCATCGTAGGTGGTTTCTTTGTGGCGACACCATTCGCGTCGCTCGACAACGGTGGTGCGCCACTCCCCGACGTGTCGGTGACGCATACGACCCTACCGAGCGAAGAGACCGTCGTCCTCCACGTCACGAATAACGGCCCTGACGAAGTGACAATCTCACAGGTGCTGGTCGCAGAAGCGTACTGGGACTACGATGTGCAGGGCGCAGGCGGTGATAACACACTCGCCCCTCGTGAGAGCGCACAGGTGGTCATCCCGTATCACTGGAACCCGGGCTGGGACCTCGAGGTGGCTCTGCTGCTCTCGGACGGTGCAACCGTTCACCATACCATCATCGCCCCCAGTCAGTCACCGGGCCTGACGACGGACCTGCTGGTGACGATGGCTGTCATCGGCCTGTTCGTCGGCGTCATCCCGGTCGCACTTGGGATGCTGTGGTTCCCATTCCTGCAGTCGATGAGTGACCGCTGGCTCCACGCGATTCTCGCCTTCTCGGCGGGTATTCTCGCGTTCCTCGCTATTGATGCCGGGTTCGAGGCATTCGAACTCGGCGAGCAGGTGCCGGGCGCGTTCGAGGGACCTGCCCTCGTCGCGCTCGGCATCATTGGCGCGCTTCTCGCGGTTCAGTCCGTCAGCGCGTGGCGACAGGGCCGTGCGAAAGCAGGTGATGCGCGTGCCCAGAGCGGCCTGTGGGTTGCCTATCTGGTTGCCCTCGGTATCGGTCTCCACAATCTCGCCGAAGGGCTCGCTATCGGGAGTTCGTTCGCACTCGGCCGTGTCTCACTCGGTGCGTTCCTCGTCATCGGCTTCATGCTTCACAACGTGACTGAAGGGCCAGCTGTCGTCGCACCCGTCGCACGTGGTGAGCGTCCGAACATCCTCCACTTCGTCGGTCTAGGATTCATTGCAGGTGCTCCGGTCATCCTCGGTGGCTGGCTGGGTAGCCTCGCCTTCTCGCCGACGCTCGGGGCTTTCTTCCTCGCCGTTGGCGTGGGAGCGATCCTGCAAGTCATCTGGGAACTTCGAGAGATGGTCAGCCGGAATGGACGTGTCGGTTCTGCGTTGAATCTCGTGACATTCCTCGTCGGACTTGTCGTGATGTACGTCACCGACCTCTTCGTCGCACTCTAA
- a CDS encoding heavy metal translocating P-type ATPase, producing the protein MTENPDADTAGPPNGGGQRQELSVRLTVPEMDCPSCAQKVDKSLQRVDGVVDATLQPTTGTANVTYDPDRVTEADVVQAIENAGYEVVNGGGAEGSSNDELGIAPPSEVWTSSRAIKTWIGAAFVTLGLLFEFVLTGQNLAVASVLDYPLHVADGLFLVAIVTSGYPVVRGGYYSAKNLSLDIDLLMGTAIIAATGIGYFVEAATLAVLFSIAELLEDYAMDRARDSLRELMELSPDEATVRRDGEEVTVPADEVDVGETVIVRPGEKIPLDGTIVDGGSAVDESPITGESVPVDKSVGDEIYASSINEEGYLEFEATAPASESTLSQIIEMVQGAQEKKTEKEQFVDRFSGYYTPTIVVLAILTAVLPPLLISGSATVSLAGFSHTFSGSWQTWFIRGLTLLVIACPCAFVISTPVSVVSGITSAAKNGVLIKGGNYLEAMGEVDAVALDKTGTLTKGELTVTDVVPVGDTDEATLLRHAAGLERRSEHPIAAAILTSADKAGVDDLSDPMDFESLTGKGIRGEIDGKTYYAGKPALFEDLGFDLSRTRSATDGGVPETDTGETANRTFAEDALAALEREGKTVVIVGTESELLGAIAIADEVRPASKRAVERLHALGVEHVVMLTGDNEGTARAIAEQVGVDEYRAELLPDEKVDAVEELQAEYGDVAMVGDGINDAPALATADVGIAMGAAGTDTALETADIALMGDDVGKLPYLYDLSHTANGVIRQNIWASLGVKFLLALGVPLGLVSVALAVVVGDMGMSLGVTGNAMRLSRIVPESLRSDADQETGA; encoded by the coding sequence ATGACAGAGAATCCGGATGCGGATACAGCGGGGCCGCCGAACGGCGGCGGGCAGCGACAAGAGCTGTCCGTCCGCCTCACCGTCCCCGAGATGGACTGTCCGTCGTGTGCCCAGAAAGTCGACAAGAGCCTTCAGCGCGTCGACGGCGTCGTCGACGCCACGCTCCAGCCGACCACCGGCACGGCAAACGTCACGTACGACCCCGACCGCGTCACCGAGGCCGACGTCGTCCAGGCCATCGAGAACGCCGGCTACGAAGTGGTCAACGGCGGCGGCGCAGAAGGGTCATCAAACGACGAGTTGGGGATTGCGCCCCCGTCGGAAGTCTGGACAAGTTCGCGCGCCATCAAGACGTGGATCGGCGCAGCGTTCGTCACACTCGGGCTGCTCTTCGAGTTCGTCCTCACGGGGCAAAACCTCGCCGTCGCAAGTGTGCTCGACTATCCCCTTCACGTTGCGGACGGGCTCTTCCTCGTCGCGATTGTCACCAGCGGCTACCCGGTCGTTCGCGGAGGCTACTACTCGGCAAAGAATCTGAGCCTCGACATCGACCTGCTAATGGGGACGGCCATCATCGCCGCGACCGGCATCGGCTACTTCGTCGAGGCCGCCACGCTGGCCGTCCTGTTCAGCATCGCCGAGTTGCTCGAAGACTACGCGATGGACCGGGCCCGGGACTCCCTCCGCGAACTGATGGAACTGTCCCCTGACGAGGCGACCGTCCGCCGCGACGGCGAAGAGGTGACCGTCCCCGCCGACGAGGTTGACGTCGGCGAGACAGTGATCGTCCGGCCCGGCGAGAAGATTCCGCTCGACGGCACCATCGTCGACGGTGGAAGTGCAGTCGACGAGTCCCCCATCACCGGAGAGAGCGTCCCCGTCGACAAGAGCGTCGGCGACGAGATCTATGCCAGCAGTATCAACGAGGAGGGCTACCTCGAGTTCGAGGCCACTGCGCCCGCCTCCGAGTCGACGCTCTCGCAAATCATCGAGATGGTACAGGGCGCACAGGAGAAAAAGACCGAGAAAGAGCAGTTCGTCGACCGGTTCTCGGGGTACTACACGCCGACGATCGTCGTCTTGGCGATCTTGACCGCCGTGCTGCCGCCGCTACTCATCAGCGGGAGCGCCACTGTCAGTCTCGCCGGCTTCTCACACACCTTCAGCGGAAGCTGGCAGACGTGGTTCATTCGTGGACTTACCCTGCTGGTGATCGCGTGTCCGTGTGCGTTCGTCATCTCAACGCCCGTCTCGGTGGTATCAGGTATTACCAGCGCCGCGAAAAACGGCGTTCTGATCAAGGGCGGCAACTACCTAGAAGCAATGGGCGAGGTCGACGCTGTCGCCCTCGACAAGACAGGAACGCTCACGAAGGGCGAACTCACCGTTACCGACGTCGTTCCGGTCGGTGACACTGATGAGGCGACGCTGCTCCGTCACGCCGCCGGACTTGAGCGCCGGAGCGAACACCCCATCGCCGCCGCGATCCTCACAAGTGCCGACAAGGCAGGCGTGGATGACCTGTCTGACCCGATGGACTTCGAGAGCCTGACGGGCAAGGGTATCCGCGGCGAGATCGACGGCAAGACGTACTACGCAGGCAAGCCTGCACTATTCGAGGACCTGGGGTTCGACCTCTCGCGAACCCGGTCAGCGACCGACGGCGGCGTTCCCGAGACGGACACGGGTGAGACCGCCAACCGAACATTCGCTGAGGACGCACTCGCCGCACTGGAGCGGGAGGGCAAGACGGTCGTCATCGTCGGCACGGAGTCGGAGCTACTCGGTGCGATCGCTATCGCCGACGAGGTGCGCCCAGCCTCGAAGCGAGCCGTCGAGCGCCTGCATGCGCTTGGCGTGGAGCATGTGGTGATGCTGACTGGCGACAACGAGGGGACCGCTCGCGCTATCGCCGAGCAGGTTGGCGTCGACGAATACCGCGCCGAACTCCTGCCCGACGAGAAGGTCGACGCCGTCGAGGAGTTGCAGGCAGAGTATGGCGACGTTGCGATGGTCGGCGATGGCATCAACGACGCGCCCGCGCTGGCGACCGCTGACGTCGGTATCGCGATGGGCGCGGCCGGCACCGACACCGCCCTCGAGACGGCCGACATCGCGCTGATGGGCGACGACGTCGGGAAGCTCCCCTACCTGTACGACCTGTCGCACACGGCGAACGGCGTGATCCGGCAGAACATATGGGCGAGCCTCGGCGTGAAGTTCCTGCTCGCGCTCGGCGTACCGCTGGGACTTGTGAGCGTCGCGCTGGCGGTGGTCGTCGGCGATATGGGCATGAGCCTCGGGGTTACTGGGAACGCGATGCGGCTCTCACGGATTGTACCCGAGAGTCTACGCAGTGATGCAGATCAGGAGACGGGAGCCTGA
- a CDS encoding DNA-binding protein, with protein sequence MSSKNVTSQVVSVDEQAFEKANEAEIDEDGFEVVDETPEFQATVQMEVQAKVDANHPDGMVDTSDERIYGATLEQEERIRAREAELERISAQAELGTQEGREKRTRDIAAKRSAERRAKFQKRAASVNPMADPERGDPRAELTQEQLAAVNTQSMRLAEKLDGWSRAAIGRRLGEAVVGGKDLTSAVVGVFEELQTAPGQVVPIGKLENVDRKEVSIEGHVSVLWEPSSAAISQVGLIEDDSGKTKFTSWKASDAPWIEEGERVRIHGAAKNWYNGRVSVAVTGWSTLHFPERGRWWE encoded by the coding sequence ATGTCAAGTAAGAACGTAACCAGTCAAGTAGTTTCGGTCGATGAACAAGCATTCGAAAAAGCGAACGAAGCAGAGATCGACGAAGATGGCTTCGAGGTCGTCGATGAAACCCCGGAGTTCCAGGCGACGGTGCAGATGGAGGTGCAGGCGAAGGTGGATGCGAACCACCCGGACGGGATGGTCGACACTAGTGACGAGCGGATCTACGGTGCGACCCTCGAACAAGAAGAGCGTATTCGGGCGCGGGAAGCAGAGCTGGAGCGCATCAGTGCCCAGGCAGAGCTGGGGACGCAGGAAGGTCGGGAGAAGCGAACGCGAGACATCGCGGCGAAGCGGAGCGCTGAGCGGCGTGCTAAGTTCCAGAAGCGGGCGGCAAGCGTGAATCCGATGGCTGACCCGGAACGAGGCGATCCCCGTGCAGAACTCACGCAGGAGCAGTTGGCGGCGGTGAACACGCAGTCGATGCGGCTGGCCGAAAAGCTGGATGGCTGGTCGCGAGCAGCGATTGGTCGGCGGCTGGGTGAAGCCGTAGTCGGTGGGAAAGACCTGACGAGTGCAGTCGTTGGGGTGTTCGAGGAGTTGCAGACGGCGCCGGGACAGGTGGTTCCCATCGGGAAGCTCGAGAACGTCGATCGCAAAGAGGTGAGCATCGAAGGCCATGTAAGCGTGCTTTGGGAGCCGTCGAGTGCAGCCATTTCCCAAGTAGGCCTCATCGAGGACGACAGTGGGAAAACGAAGTTCACGAGCTGGAAAGCTTCGGATGCCCCCTGGATCGAAGAGGGTGAGCGCGTTCGGATTCACGGGGCAGCGAAGAACTGGTACAACGGGCGTGTCTCAGTAGCCGTCACTGGATGGTCGACCCTGCATTTCCCTGAGCGCGGCCGCTGGTGGGAATAG
- a CDS encoding helix-turn-helix domain-containing protein, with translation MRELVFALEYEPGCNKVADALADHPDARVRSLSLHATAERLWRVDHATGTPEALDAIEDAFLTGDYYADCLAAEDCGATQTTRVLDRMDDTLILYSDWERTPTCASVPHIARDHLGDGVLFETRHEGRHYTWRLIHSGEGDVAAFFDALEVAVGECAQMEMLRTVDTTTGAGGSDRTPNGLPPAQEAALQAAVEHGYYESPREVDVGELAEHLDVPRSTLTYRLRRAEEHLAKQHVAGERVTEERLVSR, from the coding sequence ATGCGCGAACTCGTCTTCGCCCTCGAATACGAGCCGGGGTGCAACAAGGTGGCGGACGCCCTCGCTGACCACCCCGACGCCCGCGTCCGCTCACTCTCGCTGCACGCCACTGCCGAGCGGCTCTGGCGGGTCGATCACGCCACCGGGACCCCCGAAGCGCTCGACGCTATCGAGGACGCCTTTCTCACCGGCGACTACTACGCCGACTGTCTGGCGGCTGAGGATTGCGGCGCTACGCAGACCACCCGCGTCCTCGACCGCATGGACGATACGCTCATCCTCTACTCCGACTGGGAGCGCACCCCTACCTGCGCCTCAGTTCCCCACATCGCTCGCGACCACCTCGGCGACGGCGTGCTGTTCGAAACTCGTCACGAAGGTCGCCACTACACGTGGCGACTCATCCATTCCGGTGAGGGCGACGTGGCGGCGTTCTTTGACGCTCTCGAGGTCGCTGTCGGGGAGTGCGCCCAAATGGAGATGCTCCGCACAGTGGACACGACGACAGGGGCTGGGGGAAGCGACAGGACACCGAATGGGTTGCCCCCAGCCCAAGAGGCCGCTCTGCAGGCCGCCGTCGAACACGGCTACTACGAGTCACCCCGCGAGGTCGACGTCGGCGAGCTCGCCGAGCATCTCGACGTGCCCCGGTCGACGCTCACCTACCGACTCCGTCGGGCGGAGGAACACTTGGCGAAGCAGCACGTCGCCGGCGAGCGGGTCACGGAAGAACGGCTGGTATCGCGCTGA
- the merA gene encoding mercury(II) reductase, whose protein sequence is MAIDHSYDLVILGGGAAAFAAITEADRRDLSTAMVNTGLPLGGTCVNVGCVPSKHLLEVGKSAFEPPRNPFDAVAYDDDQPRTDWAAAIDEKDGIVVSLRDQNYVDVADHFGTDIYEGYGRVVDDTAIDVVDGEDAGTTIAGEKVLVATGSSPNITPIDGMETVDYETSETILEGRDRPESVVMIGGGYVALEWGQILYHMDADVTLLQRSSRMLSGMEGQLGRELQRCFEDEGIEIVTDATVDRVREENGDASSGGVSVDVTVGRESRTYTADDLFVATGVTPNTDDIGLAEIGVETDDSGAIVVDETFRTANPDVYAAGDCIGEPMLETVAAKEGNHAVKNAFGDKGATIDYHAVPKVVFTSPEVAAVGTTELEYMDEHGTCTCRTVEMDDVPKAKVVKDTRGLVQVVKHHETDEIVGVHMVGPRAADMIPEATLAVKFGLTVDDIIDTIHPFPTFSEAFKHACQAFRRDTSKMSCCVE, encoded by the coding sequence ATGGCTATCGACCACTCCTACGACCTCGTAATTCTGGGTGGCGGTGCTGCAGCGTTCGCGGCCATCACCGAAGCCGACCGCCGAGACCTCTCGACGGCGATGGTGAATACGGGACTGCCGCTCGGCGGCACGTGCGTGAACGTCGGCTGTGTACCGAGCAAGCACCTTCTTGAGGTCGGGAAGTCCGCGTTCGAACCGCCGCGCAACCCCTTCGACGCCGTGGCGTACGACGACGATCAGCCGAGGACTGACTGGGCGGCGGCGATTGACGAGAAAGACGGTATCGTCGTGTCACTCCGCGATCAGAACTACGTCGACGTCGCCGATCACTTCGGGACGGACATCTACGAGGGCTACGGACGCGTGGTCGACGACACGGCAATCGACGTGGTCGACGGCGAGGATGCCGGCACGACCATCGCGGGGGAGAAAGTGCTCGTCGCGACCGGCAGCTCGCCGAACATCACGCCGATCGACGGAATGGAGACCGTCGACTACGAGACCAGCGAGACAATCCTCGAGGGCCGTGACCGCCCCGAGAGCGTCGTGATGATCGGCGGCGGCTACGTCGCGCTGGAGTGGGGACAGATTCTGTATCATATGGACGCGGACGTGACGCTCCTCCAGCGATCGAGCCGCATGCTCTCGGGGATGGAGGGTCAACTCGGACGTGAACTCCAGCGATGCTTCGAGGATGAAGGGATCGAAATCGTGACCGATGCTACGGTCGATCGAGTGCGCGAGGAGAATGGAGACGCGTCCTCGGGCGGCGTCTCGGTCGACGTCACCGTCGGCAGGGAGTCGCGTACGTACACGGCCGACGACCTGTTCGTCGCCACCGGTGTCACACCCAACACGGACGACATCGGACTGGCGGAGATCGGCGTCGAGACCGACGACTCCGGAGCCATCGTCGTGGACGAGACGTTCCGAACGGCGAACCCCGACGTGTACGCCGCGGGAGATTGCATCGGTGAGCCGATGCTGGAGACCGTGGCCGCCAAGGAGGGCAACCACGCGGTAAAGAACGCGTTCGGGGATAAGGGCGCGACCATCGACTACCACGCCGTCCCGAAGGTGGTGTTCACGAGCCCCGAGGTCGCCGCGGTCGGGACGACCGAACTGGAGTACATGGACGAACACGGTACCTGCACGTGTCGAACGGTGGAGATGGACGACGTGCCGAAGGCGAAGGTCGTTAAGGATACGCGTGGGCTGGTGCAGGTCGTCAAGCACCACGAGACCGACGAGATCGTCGGCGTCCACATGGTCGGGCCACGGGCAGCTGACATGATTCCCGAGGCGACGCTGGCAGTCAAATTCGGCCTCACCGTCGATGACATCATCGACACGATTCATCCGTTCCCGACGTTCTCGGAGGCGTTCAAGCACGCCTGTCAGGCGTTCCGCCGCGACACGTCGAAAATGAGCTGCTGCGTCGAATAG